GGGGCCTGGGCGTCAGAGGAATATAAAATTGACGGAAGGCTTGAAGACGAATTAGATAAAATTTTATCTGAACCGGAAAAGGAGAAAGACCATGATTAATATAACTGTGGTAGGCGCGGCAGGGAAAATGGGGGGCCGCATCATTGCACTTTCAAAAGATTACGCAGATATAAAACTCATCGGCGCCGTTGAGCGCAGCGGGCATAAAAACATCGGGCAGG
Above is a window of Nitrospirota bacterium DNA encoding:
- a CDS encoding DNA gyrase inhibitor YacG: MKIKCPVCKKESEWEGNPFRPFCSERCKLIDLGAWASEEYKIDGRLEDELDKILSEPEKEKDHD